In one window of Nerophis ophidion isolate RoL-2023_Sa linkage group LG05, RoL_Noph_v1.0, whole genome shotgun sequence DNA:
- the mpv17 gene encoding protein Mpv17 isoform X9, with the protein MASLWRSYQVLMGRHPWTVQIVTAGSLVGVGDVIAQQLIERRGVAGHNVRRTAKMMGVGFFFVGPVIGSWYKVLDRLVAGGSKSAAFKKMTVDQCSKRTDSGGERRQDAQGENDSWVPPPRKRTIQMLSSPTIICGRLCRWPTSTSSRSTTGKCCKRL; encoded by the exons ATGGCGAGTTTGTGGCGGTCCTACCAGGTGCTGATGGGACGCCACCCCTGGACTGTGCAGATTGTGACTGCAG GCTCGCTAGTGGGCGTGGGCGACGTCATCGCCCAGCAGCTGATTGAGAGGCGCGGAGTCGCCGGTCACAACGTACGTCGCACCGCCAAGATGATGGGCGTCGGCTTCTTTTTTGTG GGTCCCGTCATTGGAAGCTGGTACAAAGTTCTGGACCGACTGGTGGCGGGAGGAAGCAAGAGTGCTGCGTTCAAGAAGATGACGGTGGATCA GTGTTCTAAACGGACTGACAGTGGAGGAGAACGTCGCCAAGATGCGCAGGGTGAGAATGATTCATGGGTACCTCCACCAAGGAAAAG GACTATACAGATGCTCTCATCGCCAACTATTAT CTGTGGCCGCCTGTGCAGATGGCCAACTTCTACTTCATCCCGCTCCACTACAG GAAAGTGCTGCAAACGTCTTTGA
- the mpv17 gene encoding protein Mpv17 isoform X7: MASLWRSYQVLMGRHPWTVQIVTAGSLVGVGDVIAQQLIERRGVAGHNVRRTAKMMGVGFFFVGPVIGSWYKVLDRLVAGGSKSAAFKKMTVDQLCFAPCFLGAFLALSGVLNGLTVEENVAKMRRVRMIHGYLHQGKGLYRCSHRQLLSVAACADGQLLLHPAPLQP; the protein is encoded by the exons ATGGCGAGTTTGTGGCGGTCCTACCAGGTGCTGATGGGACGCCACCCCTGGACTGTGCAGATTGTGACTGCAG GCTCGCTAGTGGGCGTGGGCGACGTCATCGCCCAGCAGCTGATTGAGAGGCGCGGAGTCGCCGGTCACAACGTACGTCGCACCGCCAAGATGATGGGCGTCGGCTTCTTTTTTGTG GGTCCCGTCATTGGAAGCTGGTACAAAGTTCTGGACCGACTGGTGGCGGGAGGAAGCAAGAGTGCTGCGTTCAAGAAGATGACGGTGGATCAG TTATGCTTCGCCCCATGTTTTTTGGGGGCCTTCCTCGCTCTTTCCGGTGTTCTAAACGGACTGACAGTGGAGGAGAACGTCGCCAAGATGCGCAGGGTGAGAATGATTCATGGGTACCTCCACCAAGGAAAAG GACTATACAGATGCTCTCATCGCCAACTATTAT CTGTGGCCGCCTGTGCAGATGGCCAACTTCTACTTCATCCCGCTCCACTACAG ccatga
- the mpv17 gene encoding protein Mpv17 isoform X3: MASLWRSYQVLMGRHPWTVQIVTAGSLVGVGDVIAQQLIERRGVAGHNVRRTAKMMGVGFFFVGPVIGSWYKVLDRLVAGGSKSAAFKKMTVDQLCFAPCFLGAFLALSGVLNGLTVEENVAKMRRDYTDALIANYYLWPPVQMANFYFIPLHYSHEISVAASAPLLLGATPSRRQQRAPPLGQHAPARPGASQGGFSRGQQCRPPAGLQHPQTFSWEGGL, translated from the exons ATGGCGAGTTTGTGGCGGTCCTACCAGGTGCTGATGGGACGCCACCCCTGGACTGTGCAGATTGTGACTGCAG GCTCGCTAGTGGGCGTGGGCGACGTCATCGCCCAGCAGCTGATTGAGAGGCGCGGAGTCGCCGGTCACAACGTACGTCGCACCGCCAAGATGATGGGCGTCGGCTTCTTTTTTGTG GGTCCCGTCATTGGAAGCTGGTACAAAGTTCTGGACCGACTGGTGGCGGGAGGAAGCAAGAGTGCTGCGTTCAAGAAGATGACGGTGGATCAG TTATGCTTCGCCCCATGTTTTTTGGGGGCCTTCCTCGCTCTTTCCGGTGTTCTAAACGGACTGACAGTGGAGGAGAACGTCGCCAAGATGCGCAGG GACTATACAGATGCTCTCATCGCCAACTATTAT CTGTGGCCGCCTGTGCAGATGGCCAACTTCTACTTCATCCCGCTCCACTACAG ccatgaaatcagCGTCGCTGCTTCTGCTCCTCTTCTCCTCGGTGCTACTCCCTCCCgccgccagcagagggcgccccCTCTTGGACAACACGCTCCAGCCAGGCCAGGTGCTTCTCAAGGCGGCTTCAGCCGGGGACAGCAGTGCCGCCCGCCTGCTGGGCTTCAGCATCCCCAAACATTTTCTTGGGAAGGAGGATTATGA
- the mpv17 gene encoding protein Mpv17 isoform X1, translating to MASLWRSYQVLMGRHPWTVQIVTAGSLVGVGDVIAQQLIERRGVAGHNVRRTAKMMGVGFFFVGPVIGSWYKVLDRLVAGGSKSAAFKKMTVDQCSKRTDSGGERRQDAQGENDSWVPPPRKRTIQMLSSPTIICGRLCRWPTSTSSRSTTAMKSASLLLLLFSSVLLPPAASRGRPLLDNTLQPGQVLLKAASAGDSSAARLLGFSIPKHFLGKEDYDDNNVEAEEGQLQKRNEDAPISIDLTFHLLRNMIHLARTEKQRQRAHFNRKVLDEVGK from the exons ATGGCGAGTTTGTGGCGGTCCTACCAGGTGCTGATGGGACGCCACCCCTGGACTGTGCAGATTGTGACTGCAG GCTCGCTAGTGGGCGTGGGCGACGTCATCGCCCAGCAGCTGATTGAGAGGCGCGGAGTCGCCGGTCACAACGTACGTCGCACCGCCAAGATGATGGGCGTCGGCTTCTTTTTTGTG GGTCCCGTCATTGGAAGCTGGTACAAAGTTCTGGACCGACTGGTGGCGGGAGGAAGCAAGAGTGCTGCGTTCAAGAAGATGACGGTGGATCA GTGTTCTAAACGGACTGACAGTGGAGGAGAACGTCGCCAAGATGCGCAGGGTGAGAATGATTCATGGGTACCTCCACCAAGGAAAAG GACTATACAGATGCTCTCATCGCCAACTATTAT CTGTGGCCGCCTGTGCAGATGGCCAACTTCTACTTCATCCCGCTCCACTACAG ccatgaaatcagCGTCGCTGCTTCTGCTCCTCTTCTCCTCGGTGCTACTCCCTCCCgccgccagcagagggcgccccCTCTTGGACAACACGCTCCAGCCAGGCCAGGTGCTTCTCAAGGCGGCTTCAGCCGGGGACAGCAGTGCCGCCCGCCTGCTGGGCTTCAGCATCCCCAAACATTTTCTTGGGAAGGAGGATTATGATGATAATAACGTTGAAGCGGAGGAGGGGCAGCTTCAGAAGCGCAACGAAGACGCGCCAATCTCCATCGACTTGACCTTTCACCTCCTGAGGAACATGATCCACTTGGCCCGGACGGAGAAGCAGAGGCAGAGGGCTCACTTCAACCGCAAAGTGCTGGATGAGGTCGGCAAGTAA
- the mpv17 gene encoding protein Mpv17 isoform X2: protein MASLWRSYQVLMGRHPWTVQIVTAGSLVGVGDVIAQQLIERRGVAGHNVRRTAKMMGVGFFFVGPVIGSWYKVLDRLVAGGSKSAAFKKMTVDQLCFAPCFLGAFLALSGVLNGLTVEENVAKMRRDYTDALIANYYLWPPVQMANFYFIPLHYRKVLQTSLTLSGEEEEAPTPARPHEGPCGTCPPPKSAPRPSRVSALPYREDHVSRIQSRGPGDDVTSCVDKKPRARAALRAHAHGPFTAEALPHVHLRQP, encoded by the exons ATGGCGAGTTTGTGGCGGTCCTACCAGGTGCTGATGGGACGCCACCCCTGGACTGTGCAGATTGTGACTGCAG GCTCGCTAGTGGGCGTGGGCGACGTCATCGCCCAGCAGCTGATTGAGAGGCGCGGAGTCGCCGGTCACAACGTACGTCGCACCGCCAAGATGATGGGCGTCGGCTTCTTTTTTGTG GGTCCCGTCATTGGAAGCTGGTACAAAGTTCTGGACCGACTGGTGGCGGGAGGAAGCAAGAGTGCTGCGTTCAAGAAGATGACGGTGGATCAG TTATGCTTCGCCCCATGTTTTTTGGGGGCCTTCCTCGCTCTTTCCGGTGTTCTAAACGGACTGACAGTGGAGGAGAACGTCGCCAAGATGCGCAGG GACTATACAGATGCTCTCATCGCCAACTATTAT CTGTGGCCGCCTGTGCAGATGGCCAACTTCTACTTCATCCCGCTCCACTACAG GAAAGTGCTGCAAACGTCTTTGACCTTAAGTGGCGAGGAGGAGGAGGCCCCCACCCCCGCACGCCCCCACGAGGGCCCCTGTGGGACTTGCCCGCCCCCCAAAAGTGCTCCACGACCTTCTCGTGTGTCCGCACTTCCTTACCGCGAGGACCATGTCTCCCGCATCCAAAGCCGCGGACCGGGCGATGACGTCACGAGCTGCGTGGATAAAAAGCCCCGTGCTCGCGCCGCCCTGCGCGCACATGCCCACGGACCCTTCACTGCTGAAGCTCTACCGCACGTTCACCTGCGGCAA ccatga
- the mpv17 gene encoding protein Mpv17 isoform X4 gives MASLWRSYQVLMGRHPWTVQIVTAGSLVGVGDVIAQQLIERRGVAGHNVRRTAKMMGVGFFFVGPVIGSWYKVLDRLVAGGSKSAAFKKMTVDQLCFAPCFLGAFLALSGVLNGLTVEENVAKMRRVRMIHGYLHQGKGLYRCSHRQLLSVAACADGQLLLHPAPLQVGSGAGGRCGVELLLDLEGQQRVTHAHKHNQLLFLLLDQREHCKV, from the exons ATGGCGAGTTTGTGGCGGTCCTACCAGGTGCTGATGGGACGCCACCCCTGGACTGTGCAGATTGTGACTGCAG GCTCGCTAGTGGGCGTGGGCGACGTCATCGCCCAGCAGCTGATTGAGAGGCGCGGAGTCGCCGGTCACAACGTACGTCGCACCGCCAAGATGATGGGCGTCGGCTTCTTTTTTGTG GGTCCCGTCATTGGAAGCTGGTACAAAGTTCTGGACCGACTGGTGGCGGGAGGAAGCAAGAGTGCTGCGTTCAAGAAGATGACGGTGGATCAG TTATGCTTCGCCCCATGTTTTTTGGGGGCCTTCCTCGCTCTTTCCGGTGTTCTAAACGGACTGACAGTGGAGGAGAACGTCGCCAAGATGCGCAGGGTGAGAATGATTCATGGGTACCTCCACCAAGGAAAAG GACTATACAGATGCTCTCATCGCCAACTATTAT CTGTGGCCGCCTGTGCAGATGGCCAACTTCTACTTCATCCCGCTCCACTACAG GTTGGCAGTGGTGCAGGTGGTCGCTGTGGCGTGGAACTCCTACTTGACCTGGAAGGCCAACAAAGagtgacacacgcacacaaacacaatcAATTGTTGTTTCTGCTGCTGGACCAGAGAGAACATTGCAAAGTGTAA
- the mpv17 gene encoding protein Mpv17 isoform X6, giving the protein MASLWRSYQVLMGRHPWTVQIVTAGSLVGVGDVIAQQLIERRGVAGHNVRRTAKMMGVGFFFVGPVIGSWYKVLDRLVAGGSKSAAFKKMTVDQLCFAPCFLGAFLALSGVLNGLTVEENVAKMRRDYTDALIANYYLWPPVQMANFYFIPLHYRLAVVQVVAVAWNSYLTWKANKE; this is encoded by the exons ATGGCGAGTTTGTGGCGGTCCTACCAGGTGCTGATGGGACGCCACCCCTGGACTGTGCAGATTGTGACTGCAG GCTCGCTAGTGGGCGTGGGCGACGTCATCGCCCAGCAGCTGATTGAGAGGCGCGGAGTCGCCGGTCACAACGTACGTCGCACCGCCAAGATGATGGGCGTCGGCTTCTTTTTTGTG GGTCCCGTCATTGGAAGCTGGTACAAAGTTCTGGACCGACTGGTGGCGGGAGGAAGCAAGAGTGCTGCGTTCAAGAAGATGACGGTGGATCAG TTATGCTTCGCCCCATGTTTTTTGGGGGCCTTCCTCGCTCTTTCCGGTGTTCTAAACGGACTGACAGTGGAGGAGAACGTCGCCAAGATGCGCAGG GACTATACAGATGCTCTCATCGCCAACTATTAT CTGTGGCCGCCTGTGCAGATGGCCAACTTCTACTTCATCCCGCTCCACTACAG GTTGGCAGTGGTGCAGGTGGTCGCTGTGGCGTGGAACTCCTACTTGACCTGGAAGGCCAACAAAGagtga
- the mpv17 gene encoding protein Mpv17 isoform X8, which yields MASLWRSYQVLMGRHPWTVQIVTAGSLVGVGDVIAQQLIERRGVAGHNVRRTAKMMGVGFFFVGPVIGSWYKVLDRLVAGGSKSAAFKKMTVDQCSKRTDSGGERRQDAQGENDSWVPPPRKRTIQMLSSPTIICGRLCRWPTSTSSRSTTGWQWCRWSLWRGTPT from the exons ATGGCGAGTTTGTGGCGGTCCTACCAGGTGCTGATGGGACGCCACCCCTGGACTGTGCAGATTGTGACTGCAG GCTCGCTAGTGGGCGTGGGCGACGTCATCGCCCAGCAGCTGATTGAGAGGCGCGGAGTCGCCGGTCACAACGTACGTCGCACCGCCAAGATGATGGGCGTCGGCTTCTTTTTTGTG GGTCCCGTCATTGGAAGCTGGTACAAAGTTCTGGACCGACTGGTGGCGGGAGGAAGCAAGAGTGCTGCGTTCAAGAAGATGACGGTGGATCA GTGTTCTAAACGGACTGACAGTGGAGGAGAACGTCGCCAAGATGCGCAGGGTGAGAATGATTCATGGGTACCTCCACCAAGGAAAAG GACTATACAGATGCTCTCATCGCCAACTATTAT CTGTGGCCGCCTGTGCAGATGGCCAACTTCTACTTCATCCCGCTCCACTACAG GTTGGCAGTGGTGCAGGTGGTCGCTGTGGCGTGGAACTCCTACTTGA
- the mpv17 gene encoding protein Mpv17 isoform X5, translated as MASLWRSYQVLMGRHPWTVQIVTAGSLVGVGDVIAQQLIERRGVAGHNVRRTAKMMGVGFFFVGPVIGSWYKVLDRLVAGGSKSAAFKKMTVDQCSKRTDSGGERRQDAQGLYRCSHRQLLSVAACADGQLLLHPAPLQVGSGAGGRCGVELLLDLEGQQRVTHAHKHNQLLFLLLDQREHCKV; from the exons ATGGCGAGTTTGTGGCGGTCCTACCAGGTGCTGATGGGACGCCACCCCTGGACTGTGCAGATTGTGACTGCAG GCTCGCTAGTGGGCGTGGGCGACGTCATCGCCCAGCAGCTGATTGAGAGGCGCGGAGTCGCCGGTCACAACGTACGTCGCACCGCCAAGATGATGGGCGTCGGCTTCTTTTTTGTG GGTCCCGTCATTGGAAGCTGGTACAAAGTTCTGGACCGACTGGTGGCGGGAGGAAGCAAGAGTGCTGCGTTCAAGAAGATGACGGTGGATCA GTGTTCTAAACGGACTGACAGTGGAGGAGAACGTCGCCAAGATGCGCAGG GACTATACAGATGCTCTCATCGCCAACTATTAT CTGTGGCCGCCTGTGCAGATGGCCAACTTCTACTTCATCCCGCTCCACTACAG GTTGGCAGTGGTGCAGGTGGTCGCTGTGGCGTGGAACTCCTACTTGACCTGGAAGGCCAACAAAGagtgacacacgcacacaaacacaatcAATTGTTGTTTCTGCTGCTGGACCAGAGAGAACATTGCAAAGTGTAA
- the mpv17 gene encoding protein Mpv17 isoform X10: MLSSPTIICGRLCRWPTSTSSRSTTAMKSASLLLLLFSSVLLPPAASRGRPLLDNTLQPGQVLLKAASAGDSSAARLLGFSIPKHFLGKEDYDDNNVEAEEGQLQKRNEDAPISIDLTFHLLRNMIHLARTEKQRQRAHFNRKVLDEVGK, encoded by the exons ATGCTCTCATCGCCAACTATTAT CTGTGGCCGCCTGTGCAGATGGCCAACTTCTACTTCATCCCGCTCCACTACAG ccatgaaatcagCGTCGCTGCTTCTGCTCCTCTTCTCCTCGGTGCTACTCCCTCCCgccgccagcagagggcgccccCTCTTGGACAACACGCTCCAGCCAGGCCAGGTGCTTCTCAAGGCGGCTTCAGCCGGGGACAGCAGTGCCGCCCGCCTGCTGGGCTTCAGCATCCCCAAACATTTTCTTGGGAAGGAGGATTATGATGATAATAACGTTGAAGCGGAGGAGGGGCAGCTTCAGAAGCGCAACGAAGACGCGCCAATCTCCATCGACTTGACCTTTCACCTCCTGAGGAACATGATCCACTTGGCCCGGACGGAGAAGCAGAGGCAGAGGGCTCACTTCAACCGCAAAGTGCTGGATGAGGTCGGCAAGTAA
- the trim54 gene encoding tripartite motif-containing protein 54 isoform X2 has product MNFALQAVGSSGRNQGGRGSSAGGGGSGGATMENLEKQLMCPVCLEMFSKPVVILPCQHNLCRKCANDIFQSSNPAGQSRSSSSVATSGSRFRCPSCRHEVVLDRHGVYGLQRNLLVENIIDMYRHQEASRAVIVKPETQQQLTCDEHEDEKINIYCLSCQTPTCSMCKVFGRHKECDVAPLSSVYLRLKTELSDSIAGLVANNDHIQAAITHMKEVCNAIQENACHRREQVASELETLTAILDERKQELVRLITREQDEKLQQVRALVRQHGERLEASVTLVESAIQVAEEPHMALFIQNAAVILDKMSATTRDGNDLRPQLEYDNMSHFVIDVDDIVDMLTSIDFCHLVEGEDDLEDDSELD; this is encoded by the exons ATGAACTTTGCCCTTCAGGCGGTTGGCAGCTCTGGTCGTAATCAGGGAGGTCGTGGGTCCTCTGCCGGCGGTGGCGGCAGCGGCGGAGCGACCATGGAGAACTTGGAGAAGCAGCTGATGTGTCCCGTCTGCCTGGAGATGTTCTCCAAGCCGGTGGTCATCCTGCCCTGCCAGCACAACCTCTGCAGAAAATGCGCCAACGACATCTTCCAG TCGTCCAACCCTGCGGGGCAGTCACGCAGCTCGTCCAGCGTGGCCACCAGCGGGAGTCGCTTCCGCTGCCCGTCGTGTCGTCACGAGGTGGTCCTGGACCGCCACGGCGTGTACGGCCTGCAGAGGAACCTGCTGGTGGAGAACATCATCGACATGTACAGACATCAGGAGGCCTCACG GGCAGTTATAGTCAAGCCTGAGACGCAACAGCAGCTGACATGCGACGAGCACGAAGACGAGAAGATCAACATCTACTGCCTGTCCTGCCAGACGCCCACCTGCTCCATGTGCAAAGTGTTCGGCCGGCACAAAGAGTGCGACGTGGCGCCGCTCAGCAGCGTCTACCTGCGGCTCAAG ACTGAACTCAGTGACAGCATCGCCGGTCTGGTTGCCAATAACGACCACATCCAGGCTGCCATCACGCACATGAAGGAAGTATGCAACGCCATCCAG GAGAATGCTTGCCACCGGCGCGAGCAGGTCGCCAGCGAGCTGGAGACGCTGACGGCCATCTTGGATGAGCGGAAACAGGAGCTGGTGCGTCTGATCACCAGGGAGCAGGACGAAAAGCTGCAGCAGGTGCGGGCGCTCGTACGACAGCACGGCGAGCGGCTGGAGGCCTCCGTGACGCTGGTGGAGTCGGCCATCCAGGTCGCAGAAGAGCCGCACATGGCGCTCTTCATCCAG AATGCTGCTGTCATACTGGACAA GATGTCGGCGACCACACGAGACGGCAACGACCTGCGTCCGCAACTCGAATACGACAACATGAGCCATTTTGTCATCGACGTCGACGACATCGTTGATATGTTGACCAGCATCGACTTCTGCCACC TGGTGGAAGGTGAAGACGACCTCGAGGACGACTCAGAACTGGACTGA
- the trim54 gene encoding tripartite motif-containing protein 54 isoform X1 has product MNFALQAVGSSGRNQGGRGSSAGGGGSGGATMENLEKQLMCPVCLEMFSKPVVILPCQHNLCRKCANDIFQSSNPAGQSRSSSSVATSGSRFRCPSCRHEVVLDRHGVYGLQRNLLVENIIDMYRHQEASRAVIVKPETQQQLTCDEHEDEKINIYCLSCQTPTCSMCKVFGRHKECDVAPLSSVYLRLKTELSDSIAGLVANNDHIQAAITHMKEVCNAIQENACHRREQVASELETLTAILDERKQELVRLITREQDEKLQQVRALVRQHGERLEASVTLVESAIQVAEEPHMALFIQNAAVILDKMSATTRDGNDLRPQLEYDNMSHFVIDVDDIVDMLTSIDFCHPSVVEGEDDLEDDSELD; this is encoded by the exons ATGAACTTTGCCCTTCAGGCGGTTGGCAGCTCTGGTCGTAATCAGGGAGGTCGTGGGTCCTCTGCCGGCGGTGGCGGCAGCGGCGGAGCGACCATGGAGAACTTGGAGAAGCAGCTGATGTGTCCCGTCTGCCTGGAGATGTTCTCCAAGCCGGTGGTCATCCTGCCCTGCCAGCACAACCTCTGCAGAAAATGCGCCAACGACATCTTCCAG TCGTCCAACCCTGCGGGGCAGTCACGCAGCTCGTCCAGCGTGGCCACCAGCGGGAGTCGCTTCCGCTGCCCGTCGTGTCGTCACGAGGTGGTCCTGGACCGCCACGGCGTGTACGGCCTGCAGAGGAACCTGCTGGTGGAGAACATCATCGACATGTACAGACATCAGGAGGCCTCACG GGCAGTTATAGTCAAGCCTGAGACGCAACAGCAGCTGACATGCGACGAGCACGAAGACGAGAAGATCAACATCTACTGCCTGTCCTGCCAGACGCCCACCTGCTCCATGTGCAAAGTGTTCGGCCGGCACAAAGAGTGCGACGTGGCGCCGCTCAGCAGCGTCTACCTGCGGCTCAAG ACTGAACTCAGTGACAGCATCGCCGGTCTGGTTGCCAATAACGACCACATCCAGGCTGCCATCACGCACATGAAGGAAGTATGCAACGCCATCCAG GAGAATGCTTGCCACCGGCGCGAGCAGGTCGCCAGCGAGCTGGAGACGCTGACGGCCATCTTGGATGAGCGGAAACAGGAGCTGGTGCGTCTGATCACCAGGGAGCAGGACGAAAAGCTGCAGCAGGTGCGGGCGCTCGTACGACAGCACGGCGAGCGGCTGGAGGCCTCCGTGACGCTGGTGGAGTCGGCCATCCAGGTCGCAGAAGAGCCGCACATGGCGCTCTTCATCCAG AATGCTGCTGTCATACTGGACAA GATGTCGGCGACCACACGAGACGGCAACGACCTGCGTCCGCAACTCGAATACGACAACATGAGCCATTTTGTCATCGACGTCGACGACATCGTTGATATGTTGACCAGCATCGACTTCTGCCACC CTTCAGTGGTGGAAGGTGAAGACGACCTCGAGGACGACTCAGAACTGGACTGA